In the genome of Solibacillus silvestris, one region contains:
- a CDS encoding multidrug ABC transporter ATP-binding protein — MIEVKNVSKKYKRKQVLKDMSFTAEKGQITCLIGINGAGKTTIMKSIMALTPIDRGEILIDGKKISKVAYEKITYIPDRLTMSPNYTIAESFEFMADFYKVWNEQRATELLAFFQLDPSDKISSLSKGNTAKVNLLLGLALDVDYILMDEPFSGIDIFSREQIANVFTSHLIENRGVIITTHEINDIEHLIDKAVLIGDGRVLREMDVEQMRETEGKSVVDVMREVYVG; from the coding sequence GTGATTGAAGTTAAAAATGTTTCTAAAAAATATAAAAGAAAGCAAGTATTGAAAGATATGAGCTTTACTGCAGAAAAAGGGCAAATTACATGCCTGATCGGAATTAACGGTGCAGGAAAAACGACCATTATGAAATCTATCATGGCGCTTACTCCGATTGACCGTGGCGAAATTTTAATCGATGGAAAAAAAATCAGCAAAGTTGCGTACGAAAAAATTACGTATATTCCAGACCGTCTGACAATGTCGCCAAACTATACAATTGCAGAAAGCTTCGAGTTTATGGCCGATTTTTATAAAGTGTGGAATGAACAGCGGGCAACAGAACTTCTCGCCTTTTTTCAACTGGATCCGAGCGATAAAATTTCAAGCTTGTCAAAAGGGAACACGGCAAAAGTCAATTTACTGCTTGGCTTGGCATTGGACGTAGACTACATACTAATGGATGAGCCATTTTCAGGAATCGATATCTTTTCTAGGGAACAGATTGCGAATGTCTTTACGAGTCATTTAATCGAAAACCGAGGCGTCATTATTACAACACATGAAATTAATGATATTGAGCATTTAATCGATAAGGCGGTGCTTATTGGAGACGGCCGTGTATTAAGAGAAATGGATGTAGAACAAATGCGGGAAACAGAAGGCAAATCCGTAGTAGATGTAATGCGGGAGGTGTATGTCGGATGA
- a CDS encoding GntR family transcriptional regulator, with translation MDVKFNNRDPVYVQVIRHFKEQIAKGSFAPGHVIPSRRELANQLKINPNTVQRAYKEMEEQKLIYTEGNMPSCITKDEAVLKSVREELISEAVQVFISSIKSINAPLPEIMELVQKQYEEAEHRD, from the coding sequence GTGGATGTGAAATTCAATAACCGGGATCCTGTATACGTGCAGGTTATCCGTCATTTTAAGGAACAAATTGCAAAAGGTTCGTTTGCGCCAGGGCATGTCATCCCATCTAGACGGGAGTTGGCCAATCAGCTCAAAATCAACCCGAATACAGTGCAGCGTGCCTATAAGGAAATGGAGGAGCAGAAATTGATTTATACAGAAGGAAACATGCCAAGTTGCATTACGAAAGATGAAGCGGTACTAAAAAGTGTACGTGAAGAATTAATCAGTGAAGCGGTGCAAGTATTTATCAGTTCGATAAAATCAATCAATGCGCCACTTCCCGAAATAATGGAGCTCGTACAGAAACAGTATGAGGAGGCGGAGCATCGTGATTGA
- a CDS encoding isovaleryl-CoA dehydrogenase produces the protein MQVLANKHEKNQNFYEFDQTLHQLLQQKLSPSFYRYADEQLTAFGALCAGPIDARAKVTDREGEPRLRRYNAYGDEVSEVIVNEGYKQTVAETYATGIVGYVHKDIPELGHKGNYVYSFAQGYLLSQTEPGFYCPVTLTMATAYLLEHYASEELKQKFMPHICATGDTELFEGATFLTERQGGSDVGANVVEARLDQGEWRLYGEKYFASNAGMCGVAMVLARQTTNSKQGSKGLTLFAVPWRNDDGELNHITIRRLKDKLGVKAVPSGEVEFNGAKAYVVGDPSKGIYYMLEALNLSRICNAAASVGIMKRALDEAVHYTNGRIAFGQTVAEFPMVQHSLGALHAKWHASLVALFDLVSRYDEIIGGNASEDEQQIVRLLIALVKKETAEWAIEFTHEAIELHGGNGYIEDFVLPRLLRDAQVLTVWEGTANILAHELIRLVQKNAHITLLHELQQTSHPYLQQLASVVEQRFAVFVTLDPAMQTLEAKPLMQQLARLYEAVVAVKHAESAGEREQMLAEIYIEEQFDQKPFGEVPLAVKGFKLLNSGY, from the coding sequence ATGCAAGTGTTAGCCAATAAACATGAAAAAAACCAAAATTTTTACGAGTTTGATCAAACATTGCATCAGCTACTACAGCAAAAGCTTTCTCCGTCTTTTTACCGTTATGCCGATGAGCAGCTGACAGCATTCGGTGCGCTTTGTGCAGGACCAATTGATGCCCGTGCCAAAGTGACAGACCGTGAAGGTGAACCGAGATTACGCCGCTATAATGCATACGGCGATGAAGTAAGTGAAGTCATTGTAAACGAAGGTTATAAACAAACGGTTGCCGAAACTTATGCAACAGGAATTGTCGGCTATGTGCATAAAGACATTCCGGAATTAGGTCATAAAGGCAATTATGTATACAGCTTTGCGCAAGGTTATTTATTGTCGCAAACTGAGCCCGGCTTTTACTGTCCTGTTACATTGACGATGGCGACTGCGTATTTATTGGAGCACTATGCATCAGAAGAGCTGAAGCAAAAGTTTATGCCGCACATCTGTGCAACAGGCGATACGGAGTTATTTGAAGGGGCTACGTTTTTAACAGAACGTCAAGGTGGATCTGATGTCGGTGCGAATGTAGTGGAAGCGCGATTGGATCAAGGGGAATGGCGTTTATACGGTGAAAAGTACTTTGCGTCGAATGCGGGTATGTGCGGAGTGGCAATGGTACTTGCACGCCAAACGACCAATTCCAAGCAAGGCTCGAAAGGCTTAACATTGTTTGCTGTACCGTGGCGTAATGACGATGGTGAGCTTAATCACATTACGATCCGCCGTTTGAAAGATAAGCTTGGCGTAAAAGCAGTACCATCAGGTGAAGTTGAGTTTAACGGTGCAAAAGCATATGTTGTCGGGGATCCGTCCAAAGGGATTTACTATATGCTCGAAGCACTCAACTTATCACGTATTTGCAATGCCGCAGCATCGGTTGGCATTATGAAACGTGCCCTTGATGAAGCAGTCCATTATACAAACGGACGTATCGCTTTTGGACAGACCGTTGCCGAGTTTCCGATGGTGCAACATTCATTAGGCGCATTGCACGCAAAATGGCATGCATCACTTGTCGCGTTATTTGATTTAGTATCGCGCTATGATGAGATTATCGGCGGTAATGCATCTGAAGACGAACAGCAAATCGTCCGCCTGTTAATTGCGTTAGTAAAAAAGGAAACGGCAGAATGGGCGATTGAATTTACCCATGAAGCAATTGAACTACATGGCGGCAACGGCTATATCGAGGATTTCGTACTCCCCCGTTTACTTCGGGATGCCCAGGTATTAACCGTTTGGGAAGGAACTGCGAACATATTGGCACACGAGCTCATTCGCCTTGTGCAAAAAAATGCGCATATTACGCTCCTTCATGAACTACAGCAAACGAGCCATCCGTATTTGCAGCAGCTTGCCTCTGTCGTGGAGCAGCGTTTTGCAGTGTTTGTCACACTAGATCCGGCAATGCAAACGCTCGAAGCAAAACCGCTGATGCAACAGCTTGCTCGTCTATACGAAGCAGTTGTCGCAGTAAAGCATGCTGAATCGGCCGGTGAACGCGAGCAGATGCTGGCGGAAATTTATATCGAAGAACAATTTGATCAAAAGCCCTTTGGTGAAGTGCCGTTAGCGGTGAAAGGGTTTAAATTGTTGAATAGCGGTTATTGA
- a CDS encoding o-succinylbenzoate--CoA ligase, whose protein sequence is MNISNLLARHARKYPNQIAVISLGQETTYQQLDEQVNKIAGSLRASGIVKGDKVGIFMPNVKEFVALYFAIQRVGAVVVPINAKFVTREIEYVLNHSDAKAIFVHELIFEQAATIMFNGLKVKTGPVIHDWQSFNQFEAEGNEVVCCDLVEDDLSTLLYTSGTTGNPKGVLLTNRNVLAVSHMIAIEMEVKPESRMLIMMPLTHSAPLNLFLVTAVLVGATAVLTPTFTPDLLIDTVEKYKTTHFFGAPVAYLLTAGSPRIANADLSSMKWWVYGGAPLSEKEVVYIQQQFNTDNLVCVYGLTEAGPSGSILHAADHPHKAGSIGKRAPFGTELRVINSLNENVAPGEIGEIILYGEGNMKEYYKNPDETKNIFIDGWVRSGDLARIDEEGYIYIVDRKKDVIISGGVNIYPKEIEDQLLQHEAIFEVAVFGVPHPEWGETVKAVYCAKVPVSEQEIREHLENRLAAFKIPKIYEQVEALPRNASGKILKQQLRGEANASVSQ, encoded by the coding sequence ATGAATATTTCTAATCTGTTAGCTCGTCATGCAAGAAAGTATCCGAATCAAATTGCTGTCATTAGTCTCGGTCAGGAAACAACGTATCAACAATTGGATGAACAAGTAAATAAAATCGCCGGCTCATTGCGTGCAAGCGGAATCGTTAAAGGTGATAAAGTCGGGATTTTCATGCCGAACGTAAAAGAGTTTGTCGCACTTTACTTTGCCATTCAGCGTGTTGGTGCAGTTGTAGTCCCGATCAATGCCAAATTTGTCACGCGTGAAATTGAATATGTGCTCAATCATAGTGATGCAAAGGCGATCTTTGTACATGAGCTGATTTTCGAACAGGCTGCTACGATTATGTTCAACGGTCTGAAAGTAAAAACAGGTCCTGTCATTCATGATTGGCAAAGCTTCAATCAATTCGAGGCTGAAGGTAATGAGGTTGTTTGCTGTGATTTAGTGGAAGATGATCTTTCTACTTTACTTTATACATCCGGCACAACCGGCAATCCAAAAGGTGTTTTACTGACAAACCGCAATGTACTTGCTGTATCACATATGATTGCCATTGAAATGGAAGTAAAACCTGAAAGCCGAATGCTGATTATGATGCCGTTAACTCATTCTGCTCCATTGAATTTATTTTTAGTTACAGCTGTTTTAGTCGGGGCTACCGCTGTACTCACACCAACGTTTACGCCTGACTTATTAATAGATACAGTAGAAAAATACAAAACGACACATTTCTTCGGGGCACCTGTTGCCTATCTTTTAACTGCTGGCTCACCGCGCATCGCAAACGCGGACCTTTCGTCAATGAAATGGTGGGTTTACGGAGGGGCACCGCTGTCTGAAAAAGAAGTCGTCTATATTCAACAGCAGTTCAATACCGACAATTTAGTATGTGTGTACGGTTTAACGGAAGCGGGTCCGAGCGGATCGATTCTACACGCAGCCGACCATCCTCATAAAGCAGGCAGTATCGGAAAGCGTGCACCATTTGGAACAGAGCTGCGTGTTATTAATTCACTCAATGAAAATGTTGCTCCAGGTGAAATTGGTGAAATCATTTTATATGGTGAAGGTAATATGAAAGAGTACTATAAAAACCCGGATGAAACTAAGAATATTTTCATCGATGGCTGGGTACGTTCAGGCGATTTAGCCCGCATTGACGAGGAAGGCTATATTTACATTGTTGACCGTAAAAAAGATGTAATTATTTCCGGCGGCGTCAATATTTATCCGAAAGAAATTGAAGATCAACTACTGCAGCATGAAGCTATTTTTGAAGTAGCGGTGTTCGGCGTGCCGCATCCTGAATGGGGGGAAACAGTAAAAGCGGTTTACTGTGCGAAAGTCCCTGTTTCCGAGCAGGAAATTCGAGAGCATTTAGAAAATAGACTTGCCGCGTTTAAAATACCGAAAATATATGAACAAGTTGAAGCACTTCCGCGCAATGCTTCCGGGAAAATATTAAAACAACAGCTAAGAGGTGAAGCAAATGCAAGTGTTAGCCAATAA
- a CDS encoding MerR family transcriptional regulator: protein MKSIKTIAKEYALTTRTLRYYEELGIMKPTRPHNGMRHYSKREEAKIKLIIRGKKYGFSMEEIKEMILLFDLDRTGIKQLERTIEYGQQKLKEIDQKIQELYEIRQDIERTEAIFREKLILLLEDQS, encoded by the coding sequence ATGAAATCCATTAAAACGATCGCTAAAGAATACGCACTCACAACGAGAACATTGCGCTACTATGAAGAACTCGGGATTATGAAACCGACACGACCTCATAATGGAATGCGCCACTATTCCAAACGAGAGGAGGCAAAGATTAAGTTAATTATCCGCGGAAAAAAGTATGGCTTTTCTATGGAAGAAATCAAGGAAATGATTTTACTTTTTGACCTTGATCGTACTGGTATTAAACAGTTGGAGAGGACAATCGAATACGGTCAGCAAAAGTTAAAGGAAATTGACCAGAAGATTCAAGAATTGTATGAAATCCGTCAAGATATCGAAAGGACGGAAGCTATTTTTCGGGAAAAACTAATTCTATTATTGGAGGACCAATCATGA